Genomic DNA from Gammaproteobacteria bacterium:
TCTGTGATCGCAGCAAATACCTTGATCATGCCAATGACGGTGCCTAGCAAACCAAGTAAAGGCGTAATAGACGCAATCGTACCCAGCGTATTAAGGTAACGCTCCAGCTCATGTATTACTTGACGACCGTTCGCCTCAACAGCTTCCTTCATCACTTCACGACTGTGGCGCATGTTAATAATGGCGGCAGCCAAAACACGTCCTAGCGGTGAGTTATTACGCAAGCCAGACAAACGCGAGGCATCAAGTTGACCATGCTGCGCCCATTGCCATATTTCAGTGACCAGATTTAACGGACAAACTGCTCGTCGCCGTAAAACCCAAAATCGCTCGATAACGATGGCCATAGCAACAACCGAGCACAAGAGGATGGGATACATTAGAAACCCACCGGCACCAACTAGTTCAAGCAACGCTCTACCCTATATGTTATTACTAAAAATACTTCTAACCGCCGGCAATCATACCGAACTCTTCATCAGATCGAAACGACTAAGTTGATGCAAGAAATTTCTAAGTCCGCCTGTAAACTATAGTCTATAGCTTGTTCAGTATTTTTATCTGACTGTATGCCAAAATCGTCGCTGCTCAAGCCGGTATTGTCTTGGTTCTGCAATGTCACCATCGCCATCCAAAACAAAATGTAATGCGCCCGAATCATCACTACGATACGCCTGCGCACCTATATCTTGATACCGCTTAGCAACCTGCTCTTTAGGGAAACCATAACGATTACGGTAACCTACAGTATATATCACATAATTTGGATTAATATTGTCAACAAGGCCTTTAGTCGAAGAAGTACGACTACCATGATGCGGTGCTACAACAATATTCGCATTGAGCTTATCACGTTGGTGGGTTAGTAAATAACGCTCAGCGTCTTTCTCAATATCTCCTGGCAACAACACCGCTTCAACACCATTGCTCACACGCAATACACAGGATCGATTATTACGGATTTTACGTTTATTCTTAACACTGTAGTCAGTATCCGGGTGCAGCCACTCAAAAGTAACTCCATCCCATTGCCATGACTGCCCTGCCATACACGCCTGATACCCCAATGGGGGCGCATTGCTACTGCTGTCAGTAAAAAACGAGGGCACAGAAGTGAGTACTTGCTTGACGCTTATTCCCGCTAAAATCGATGCCGCTCCACCAATATGGTCATTATCGGCATGACTAACAACCAGCATATCAACTTGTCTCAACCCTTGCGCACGTAAGTAGGGCAGAACGACAGCGCTGCCCATGTCGAACTGATCACTAAAACGCGCACCCGTGTCGTAAATTAGAGTGTGGTTTTCAGTTGTTATTACCATAGAGCTACCTTGACCCACATCTAATACACTCAGCCAAAAGGTATTTTTTGCAGGACGCTCAATACTGTAAAAAAACAAGGGTAAAAACCCGACAATACCTAGCCATCTTGCCGGCCAACCACGTGGAGCCAGCAACCACAGCGTTCCTACCATCAACATAATGGTCGAAGAAATATCCAACACAGGTAAATCGATGGGTAATGTTGAATATTTGTGCACAGTTACCAAGACTTGTTCCAAAGCAACCAGGCTGTAATGTGCTGCAAGCAATAACCACCCTGATAAAACTGGCAATACATCGACAAACACTAAAGCCGATAAGGTCAATGGCACAGTAATCAGGCTGACTAATGGCACAGCGATGAAATTGGCTAGTGGCGATAACAACGGCACATTTTGAAATAAGACAATGAGCAAAGGTGCCAAACCAATCGCAACGATCAAATGTATGCGGCCAAAGCGCCACCAAAGACTGTTCGTTGTTAAACGATTACCGAGGCAAAATAAAATGACGCCCACCGCCGCATAAGACAACCAAAACCCTGCCGACAAAGCCGCTAAAGGATCGTAAATCAGTACAGCCAGTAGTGACAATGCCCAGATATGACTGAGCGCTAAAGGGCGTTGAAAAATAATACCGAGCATGGCCACCGTCACCATAATCAAAGCGCGTTGTGTCGGTATCG
This window encodes:
- a CDS encoding MotA/TolQ/ExbB proton channel family protein gives rise to the protein MLELVGAGGFLMYPILLCSVVAMAIVIERFWVLRRRAVCPLNLVTEIWQWAQHGQLDASRLSGLRNNSPLGRVLAAAIINMRHSREVMKEAVEANGRQVIHELERYLNTLGTIASITPLLGLLGTVIGMIKVFAAITDQGVGNPTVLAGGISEALITTAAGISVAIPSLMFYRHFQRRVTELANIMEQEALKLVEVLHGEREKDPD
- a CDS encoding DNA internalization-related competence protein ComEC/Rec2, with product MRLGTIAFLIGVVIALQFTHLPSLVWSLLLFPLLLVLLWLPRVSTVALLLCGVLWLSLRASILLDGTLAPELEGKDAIIEGSIVSIPARRDNSTKFIFAIENISIDGVVVTGPERVRLSWYGYGMSQQIESGQRWHLTVRLKRPYGMMNPGGFDYERWLLQQRINATGYVRKAATNSRLDNHNMVDAFYRLRQHLFDRITHLVGDSNQVGIIQALALGERGQISRQQWQRLQDTGTSHLVAISGLHIGLIAAWVFFTVRWLWPRSLGRYFNIPAPRIAAILAWVAALLYAAMAGFSIPTQRALIMVTVAMLGIIFQRPLALSHIWALSLLAVLIYDPLAALSAGFWLSYAAVGVILFCLGNRLTTNSLWWRFGRIHLIVAIGLAPLLIVLFQNVPLLSPLANFIAVPLVSLITVPLTLSALVFVDVLPVLSGWLLLAAHYSLVALEQVLVTVHKYSTLPIDLPVLDISSTIMLMVGTLWLLAPRGWPARWLGIVGFLPLFFYSIERPAKNTFWLSVLDVGQGSSMVITTENHTLIYDTGARFSDQFDMGSAVVLPYLRAQGLRQVDMLVVSHADNDHIGGAASILAGISVKQVLTSVPSFFTDSSSNAPPLGYQACMAGQSWQWDGVTFEWLHPDTDYSVKNKRKIRNNRSCVLRVSNGVEAVLLPGDIEKDAERYLLTHQRDKLNANIVVAPHHGSRTSSTKGLVDNINPNYVIYTVGYRNRYGFPKEQVAKRYQDIGAQAYRSDDSGALHFVLDGDGDIAEPRQYRLEQRRFWHTVR